The sequence ACGGTATATGGGCCAGGTACGGCACTGGCACCTGGGCATTACTCAGCTCCGCCACCCCCGAATCTATGGCCTCAGGCGACATTGACGGTAACGGCAAGGACGATATAGTGATCGACTTCGGGCCTGAGTACGGCATATGGATACTAGGCGATAGCGGCCTATGGACCAGGGTGAGCGATGTGGACCCCGGGTCTATCGTAACGGGAGACCTGGACGGCGATAACCTCGGCGATATAGTCATCGACTTCGGATCGGAGTACGGTATATGGGCGAAGCATCAGGACGGCACATGGGAGGAGATACATGGGTTGAGCGCGAAATGAGGGAAGGGCGAATAAAATGTGTATAAAAAAATATTGTTATATGACCATAATATTAATGAGCGTCGTGTCAGCCCCTTGCACAGCCGACTTCTCTTATGCAAATACTCCTCCTATCGCGGAGACAATCCAAATAGAGGTGTCTCAGAACCAGCCAAAAGACATAGTGCTTCAGGGAAGCGACCCTGATGGCGATCCTATAGTATATACGATAGTGTCATACCCCGCCTATGGCGCGCTCACCGGCGCACTGCCTGATCTCACATATACGCCTTCTGCCGAATATTATGGCGCTGATTCATTCACCTTTAAAGTAAATGACGGTGCAGCCGATTCAGAGATAGCGACGATATTCATTATCGTGACACCTGACGTTACTTTGGATGTGTACGCCGAAGAGGAGATACGCGATATCTATCCGACCGTCATCGGAGGCAACGAAGTGTACCATTACTCAAGCATATTGTGGCTCATGTATGATTATTCTAAGGATAGCAACCTTTCAAAGATGTGCTGGCGCGTGCATCTCTCCGACAATGGGTGGGGCATAAAATGGGATACCAATCTTATCGACCAGCGCTCGGTGATATCCACATATAATCTCGAAGGCCTTAACGGCTCCTCTCAGGTTTTCGTCCCACCTGACGGGTTTTATACAACTTACGATAATGTCGATCATAACCAGGGTAATAAATTTGTGGTGGATTACTGGGAAGCTACGGATATGGACCATTCGGGAGTGGTGATAAAAGGCACTCAGGCCGCCAACGCATACCAGAGGGTCATATTCGCCCAGAAACCTGCGATACCGCTATATGTGCGTCTCGATGTGAAGATAGACAGCGCGCGCACATTTCGCTCGATCAATTCCGGATGGGTATTGTTGAATAATGATAATAACTTTGAGGTCCGTTTTACCAATGACAGGCGGCTTGATATACGCTGCCGCGATACCCTGAATAAAATAAAACAGCTGGCCCTCTCGCCTGTCCTTGAGCTTGACCGTTATTATTCCATCGAGGTATATTACGGCAATAACGAATGCGCCTATTGGCTGGACGGTTCAGAAATAGACAGGGCATCGCTCACCACAAGAGCGAATATACAGGAAGTTGACTTCGGCTCGGTGAGATCTGATATAGCCGGGGCGGAGGGGCAGATACACGTAGATGCATTACGGGTAGATGACAGTTACATAGGTAATAATGTCAAAAGGCCATGGCAATATCCATATAAAGCGGTATACACTTTCGATAACAACCTCCGCACCATAGACGATCTGGCAAAGATGTCCGAACGGCTCGGGGTGACGCTCCTGTGGGGAATACCCGCACCTAATAAAACAAGACCGGGATATGTGGAAAACACCGACGCCACCGGCTGGGATTGGCAGACAATGCAATATTACGTGGATATGGTCGAATACCTCGATGGGGTGGCGGATCCGGACTATGCAGAAAAGGTGAAGACGCTCGACTGGACACATAGCACGCCGGATGACAACTGGGCCAACTTGCGCGCCGCGCGCGGCAGGGTAGAACCCTACAACCAGATATACTTTGAATTCGGCAATGAACCTTATTATGCCGGCGGCTGGAGGTGGACGGACGCCGCGACGGGCCAATATGTAACGGATCTGGATGGCTATGGGAATGAGTTTGTCGCCTTCGCGACAAAAGTGCATGCCATTAACGGCAATATAAAATTAGGGATCCACACCATGTCGGGCGGCAGCAACAATGACTGGTTCGATAAACTGCTGCCGATAGCCCATGACCATATAGGGTTCATCAGCATATTCCATTATTATTTGTTTTATCACGACTCGGTACAGGGGCTTGTCCCCCCTATCGAGCACTGGCTGGGCATCCCGGTAGGCGAGAATAACACCTGGCGCTACTATCTCGGAAACAACAGAAGAGAATGGGTACAGGCGCCTTTTGGAAAAAGCAATCCTGTAGAGGGGGCGGACCACAGCATATACCTGCCTTATTACGCCCGCTTTAAAATAGACCAACATCTTTCAGACCGCCCTGACCATGCCTCGATCCCGCTCGCCATAACGGAATACGGCTATTTTGGCAATGCGGGGTACGGTGAGGAAAACTGGATAGGCACCGCCATACACCGCGCAAGCTGGATAGAAAATAATATAAAATCGGGTGTTGCAATAGGGAATTCCTGGAGCAGTCTGGCAAGCCAGCGGTTTGGCCATGGGATCATCTCGCTCCATAACAACCCCGAAGGAGGGATAGAAATAACGCCTTCTTATTATCTTTTCAGGATGATGGCAGATCACCTGGGAACCAGATTACTAAAGTCCGATATGTTGAGCACCATAACACCGTACTGGTGGCAGAGGGACCCCGCAAAAGACCAGCCGGGACAGGGCTTTGATATCCCTTACGTTACTTCCTGGGCGTCTATAGATGCGGAAAAAAAGAAGATATACATTACCTTTATCAATAGGAGCCAGGTCTACCCCGCTAATATATCGGTCAAATTACACGGAATTGTGCCGTCTGACACAGTAAAAGTTTTTATGCTGAATGGGAACAGCATCGGCGATGATAATGAGATTACGAACGAGGGCAGCAGATACACATGGTGGCTGCCTGCCTCAGACAGTAATGACAATCCAAATAACATAGTAACGAAAGAGTATTCCGCTTCAATCACCGGCAATTCATTCAGTTATACTATCCCTAAATTATCTGTCACTATCTTTGAAATTACAAAATCCGGCGTTGAAACAAACAATGGCCCTATATTTACATTGCGTGCCGACGGAGATGGTATAAGGGACACCGTCATCAACTTCGGTCCCTCATACGGGGTATGGGCAAGGTATGGCAACGGCTCATGGGAACGCCTGCATGAGCTCTCCCCCGATTCAATGGCCTCGGGGGATATTGACGGTGACACCATAGACGATATAGCCATGGACTTCGGCCCCTCTTACGGGATATGGGTGAGGTACGGCAACGGCTCATGGGGTCAGCTGCATAACTTGAGCTGCGAACATATGGCTATATGCGACCTCGATGGGGATAACCTCGGGGAGACAGCGATCGACTTCGGGCCGGATTACGGCATATGGGCCAGGCACTATGACGGGACATGGGACCTGGTGAGCGATGTAAGCCCGGAATCTATTGCCACGGGAGACATTGACGGTAACGGCAAGGATGATATGGTGATCGACTTCGGCGCCTCTTACGGCATATGGGCCAGGCACGATGACGGCACATGGGACCTGGTGAGCGATGTAAGCCCCGACTTGATGGCCGCCGGGGACCTTGACGGAGACGGCAAAGACGACCTGGTCATCGACTTCGGCACACAACACGGTATATGGGTCAGATACGGCAACGGCAACTGGGAGAAGATACACGATCTGAGCACGTAGGACCCGGCCACAGGACGGTATCTATGCGGGATTCCTGATATCGTATTCGTCCTGTATCTCACCCACTATCTCTTCCAGCACATCTTCCAGCGTTATGAGACCCGCGACCTTCCCTTGAGGATCGGTCACGAGAGCTATGTGGGTGTGCCCTTTCTGAAATTCCTTCAGCAGCTCCGTCACCTTCTTTGTGTCCGGCACAAAGGTAACGGGATATACGATATCCTGCAGGACGACCAGCTCTTTATTCGCGGAAAGGCTTAAGAGATCTTTCATATTTATAATGCCTATGATATTCTCGGGCTTATCTCTGTATACGGGTATGCGCGAGTAACCCGATTCCAACACATCATCAACGATGTCGTCGAACTTGGAATTTACGTCAATAGAGACCATCTCTTTCTTCGGCGTCATCACGCTGCGTACAACGGTCTCGCCGAAGTCGAATACCTTGGAAAGCATCCTGTATTTGTCCCTGTGAGGCGCATTATCTTCCTCCCCCAGCTTGATCAGCGCCCTTATATCCTCATCCGTAACCAGCGCCTGTTTTCCCGCCGCAGGACCGCTCATCAAATTTACTATCGCGTTCGTTATGACAGCGAGGACCTTCACCATGGGTGATAATATAAGTATGAAGACCTTTATGGGCCTGACCAGTAAAAGCGAAAGTTTTTCGGAATGTCTGGCCGCGAGCGTCTTTGCGGCCACTTCCGCTACTATGATAAGGAACGTGGCTACTATGGTAGCGAGGACCACCCCGTTCTTTTCGTCCGACACAACGGCGATCATCAATACCGTAATTATAGAGGCGAGCAGAGTATCGACGATATTGTTCGCTACAAGGATAGTCCCAAAAAATCTTTCGGGTGTCTCCAGTATCTTCAGTATGGTCTTGGCTGCCTTTGAGCCCGTAGAAGCAAGCCGGCGCAGCCTGAGACGGCTCACCGCTATGATGGAGGTCTCCGAGGCGGCCGTCAATGCCGCCAGCATAAGCAATATAATGATCGTGACAAGCCAGAATATCGTTTTCATATATTAGGGGTTGATTATCCCTCCCGACACTATGAGTTTGATCCCTTCCTCGACAGATATGTCCAGGAACTTCACGTCTTCCCTGGGCACAAATATCAGAAAGCCTGTGAACGGGCTTGGGCTAGTCGCGATGAAGACACTTACCAGGTCCTTCCCGGTCTTTTCTTTGGCATTCCTGAAGCCGTCATTGGTCACAAAGGCGACGGACCATATCCCTTTTGACGGGTATTCCACCAGGACGACCTTCTTGAAGGCCGGTTTATCTTTCGAAATGAAAGAGTTAACTATCTGCTTGGTCGCCGGGTAGACCTGGCGGATGAGAGGAAGCCGCATCAATCTCCCCTCGATCGCCCGGAATATCTTCTTACCAAAGAAATTTGTCGCGATAAACCCTATGACCAGGACCGTCAATATGCCCAGTATGAAACCGAGGCCCGGGACGACGAAACCGAGATACTTCTTAAGGTAGAAATTTATCACCTTGCCCCATATGCCGTCTATGAACCTGAATATTATGAAAAGGAAGTAGAAGGTGAAGAAGACCGGGAGCGTTATCAATACACCTGTGACAAAATATCGCCTTACTTTAGACATATATCTCCTTTAATGATATGACGGCCCTTACCTTTTCGGTAAAAAAGCGGTGACGGCTAAAGCGATAGTCAATCCTGCCACGATCATACAAGTGGCCCAGGAGACGACATTGAAAAATACGGAATTCCTGTATTCCCCCATGAGATGTTTGTCATTTATCAGGATGATCATAAATACCAGGACAAAAGGCAGAAAAACGGAGTTGGCTGCCTGCGAAACGAGCATCACCATCACCAGGTTCACTCCCGGCATCATTATGACCCCGGCGCCTATTATTATAAGCGCCGTAAATAAGAAATAGAATTGCGGCGCCTCTTTCAACCGTTTATCGACGCCCGTTTCCCAGCCGAGCCCCTCGCAGACGGAGTAGGCGGTAGCGAGCGGCAGGATCATGGCGGAGAAGAGGGACGCGTTCAGAAGCCCGAAAGCAAAGAGAGAGGCGCAATGGTCGCCGGCCAGCGGCCGGAGCGCAAGGGCCGCGTCTTTCGCGTTCTCTATCCTTATGCCGCTCTTGAAGAGCGTCGCGGCGCAGGAGATGATTATGAATACCGCGACTATGCTGACGACTATCCCTCCTATTATGACGTCCAGGCGCGCGTACTTATAATCCTTTACCGGTATTCCCTTCTCCACAACGGCCGACTGCTGGTAGAACTGCATCCATGGCGCTATCGTGGTCCCTATGACCCCCATGAGCATGAATATGTAATCCTGGCGCCAGCTGAACATAGGATGGGACGCCTCCTTAAGGACCGCTCCCCAGTCAGGATGGCCCATAAAGCCCGTGATGATGTACGAAAAATAGAAGACGCATGCCGCCAGGAATATCTTCTCTACTGACTTATATGTGCCCTTGACCACTATCCACCATACCAGCACCGCCGCTATCGGCAATGACACGTAACGGGGTATGCCGAATATCTCGCAACTGGCCGCTATGCCGGAGAATTCGGATACGGTATTGGTCAGGTTCGAGATTATGAATGCCAGCATCGCGTAAAAGGTCACTTTCACTCCGAACTTTTCGCGTATCAGGTCCGCCAGCCCCTTGCCTGTCACCACACCCATCCTGGAGCACATCTCCTGAATAACGATGAGGGCAACGGCCATCGGCAAGAACACCCATAACATCGAATACCCGAAATGGGCCCCGGCCACGGAATACGTCGTGATGCCGCCGGCGTCGTTATCGACATTTGCCGTTATGATGCCGGGCCCCATGATGCTCAGAAATATAAGAAAACTCTTCCAGGGAGCCGGTTTCCGGATCCCTTCCTGATCGTTCATATCCCCTTCGCCGCCCTCGGCCTCTTTCTCCAGGCGATCGATATGACCTGGCTCAGTATATCATCCATGGTGATTATGCCGTGCAATACCCCTTTCTCATCCACGACGGGGATCGCGGAGACCTTATACTTGTCCATCAGGTAAGCCACCTCTTTTACGCTGTCTTTCAGATGGACGTATATCGTCTTCTGGAAGACCGTCTTTATGACAATATCTTTGGGCTCGGCAAAAAGAAGCCGTCTTACCGTGGTCGCCCCCTTAAGGTGGTTCTTTTCGTCGACTACATAGATATACGGCACGGTATCGAACTCCCGCGTCTCGTTCTTTATATATGTTATCGCGGATTCTACGGACGTACTTTCGGACATCGATACGAAATCTGTCGTCATCAGCCCTCCTGCCGAATCGCTCGAATACCCAAGGAGGGTCGACAATTTCTTCGCTTTCGCCGACTCCATAAGCGTGAGTATATTCTCGACCATATTGCGGGGCAGGTTCTCAAGGAGATCAGTAGCCTCATCCGGAGACATGTTGGTTATGATCTGTGCCGCCTCTTTCTTATCCAGCTCTTTCAATATCATGTTCTGCTCTTCGAACTCTATATTTTCGAAGATCCTGGCCTTCGTTATAGCATCCAGGGCCTTGAAAAAGACCATCCGTCTGGCAGAATTGAGGTCGAACATTATCTCGCTCAGGTCAGCCGCCGGTATCGACAGGAGCTGTTTCTGCGAAACCGCCAGCTTCATTGTCATACTCGCGGGGTTTACGGACACCGGCTGGATATATTTCCACGAAACGAGCTCCTCGTTCTTAAGATACGCCTCTTTCTTAAAAATATTTTTTACCAGGAGATCGACGCACCTTTCCCAGCCCATCCGCCGCACCAGGCCCCTCAAACCTATATTTACGTGGGCCAGCATGAGGTCCCGGTCGACCCTGAGGAGGTGTACGTCGTTCACGCGTATGACCTTGTGATTGTACGTATCGACCACCTGCTGGTCGAGGACATCCCTGCGCAGGAGGAACTCATACTCTCCCGGTTCCGGAGAGAAGACGATCTCTTCCTTCCTGGCATCTAACCTTAAGTCGTCCTCTATATCGGCCACCCTCGACCACGGTACGCTCGCGTAGGAAGACCTCAAAGAGCCCCTCTTCACTATGATCTCGTCCAGCCGAGGGTATATCTCGCCCGACCTGACGGAGACGTCCCAAAACCGGCCGAGATGCGTCCCGTCGCCGCACAGGACATCCTTACCCAGGATACCGGAGAAATTAATGAACATCGCCTGTGCCTTGGCCCTTATGGACTCTATACCGTTTACAGATAGATGTGCCATGGTCCTCTTGCTTATACCCTTTTCCTGAATACGAATGCCGTCAAAAGGACGAGCGAGAACAATATGAAGGAGAGCGCGGACCTCTTTTTATTCAGATGTTCTTTTATTATCTCCCCTTTTTCGATGACCTTGACGGCCTTGGCGTGGATATCCATCTCACCGTTATGGGCAGGGCAGGCGCGGTTGAATACGCCATCCACCTCCAGGATGTCTCCCTTGCGTTTATAGCCGCCGATAAATCTGACCGGCTCGATATCGGCCGTCCTGGCCCATACCCCTACGGCATTGCGCCCGTCGTTCAGGTTCACCCACGAATATTCCCCGCGGTTCAGGATCGCAGTCACGACTTCGCCCTTGTATTGGACCGGTTTACCGTCAAGTTCTTTCGCCTTCTCTATCAGATCGCTGCTCGTGACCGTCCCGGCGTAGCAATCCGTAAACTGTAAGCTACAGGATATAAGCGCAAGAACAAATACCCTATACCCTATACCCGATGCCCTATACCCTTTATTCATTTCTTCCCCTTAAATATAGCCAATATCATCCCGCCGAGCACAAATATAGATATGAACTCGAGACGTCCCGCCCACATCTGGGCCATATAAACGATCTTCAGGGCCGCCGGCATAGAAGGTGATGTTATACCGCAGGAGAGACCCACATTTGCGGCCGCGGATACCGATTCAAATGATGCCTCGCTCAAGGGATAGCCGCATATCATACCGGCTATGGTGCCGAATAGATATAAGTTTATGTACGAAAGTAAAATTATGGCAGACGCCCTGACATGCTTATCGTCCAGGATGAGGTCCTTTATGTGGTGTATCTTCTGTATGAGTACCGCGCTATCAGGTATCATCAGCTTCTTTATGTCCTGCCTCAGCGCCTTGTACATTATGCCTATCCTCAGCACCTTTATGGCGCCGGTCGTGGAGCATACGCTCCCACCTATGGCCATAGCGATCGTTATACCCAGCATGGCGAACTGGCCCCATTCGTTCACGAACTGCCGCGCGTATATGGTGGAATACCCTGTCCCGGTATGGGCCGATGCGAGATGGTAGAACGTCTTTTTAAAGAACGGCATGGCGCCGGCATAGACCGCCCCCTCCGAAAGAGCGGCGGCGGTGATAGAGAGCGTCACCACCACGCTTATGAAGAGCGTCACGATCTCTATATTCTTATAAAGCTCTCTCCTGTTGCCGGTCCAGACCGCGTAGTGGAGCGCAAAATTAACGGAGCCGAGAAGCATTAGAGATACGGTTATCACCTCGAACGGGAAGTTATGATAGAAGAGGATGCTTTGTGACTGGGGCGTGAAACCTCCGGTATCGAATGCCGCTATGAATACGCATACGGAATCGAAGACGGCCTTCGACGGCTTGAGGCCTCCCATTATACCCGAGACAGATAATGCGGCGCTCCCAAGCAGAAGATATACAAGGCTCACCAGCCATATGAAACGTGCCGTCTCTATTACGTTCGGCAATATCCTCTCATCACGCGCCTCGCCCACATAGACCCTGAAGGCCCCCGCGGTCCCTTTAAATAGGAATGTAAGCGCTATCACGACTATGCCCTGGCCGCCGATGAACATGGTGAGGTGGCGCCAGAGATTGTGAGAGTATGCCATATGGTCGAGGTCGACGACAAGCGACAATCCCGTAGTCGCGTAACCGCTCATCGCTTCGAAGCAGGCATCCAGATAAGACAGGAAGTGCCCGCTGAGGTATAGGGGTATCGCGGATACGAACATCGCCAGGAGCCACGAAAGCGATGCTACCACCATGGCATGCATCGCGGAGAGGTCCTTCTTCGTGTAGCATACGATGACCGCTATGAGGCCGGCCAGGATAGAGACCGATATGCCGAGCAAAAAATCTACCGCCGGTTCGAACTCGGAATATGCGAGAGCCAGGGCAAAAGGTATCAGCATCAGGATACCTATGCCGATGACGATCTTCCCGAGGTAATACCCTATTATCTTGTAGTCCTCTAATGCCGGCCGTAAGATCATCTGAGGAGACCCCACCATACCAGGCACACCAGGAACCCGGCGAAGATAAAAAAGCACACCAGGGATATCTCCAGCGATATACCTAGGACGGCATTCAGCATATTCTTAAAAAATATGCCTGCCTTGAAACGTTCCATCGTCAACCTTTCACCTTGCCTACCAGGGAATCGAGGAGCTGCTGCTCATTTTCTATAGTCGTGAGGGCTATTATATCGTCGCCCTTCCTCAGGACCGTCTCGCCCTTGGGCACGATTATGCTCTCACCCCTCACGACGGAGACGAGGACGGAATTTTCGGGTACCCGCACGTCTTTCACGCACTTGTCTATCACGGGCGAGTCGCTCGTCAGGTCGACCCTTACAAGCGCCAGCTTACCCCTCTTGAACGTCATCAGGTTTATGAAATCCTCGAATGACGCTTCCTCCTCTATTATCTTAGCTATTATGGTCGTGGAATTGACCGGGACGTCTACCCCGAGCTCATTAAATATGCGCTCATTCTTCGGGTTATTCACCCTCGCGACGGTGCGCCGCACCCCGAAGACCTCCTTGGCGAGCTGGCAGATTATCAGGTTATCCTCGTCTTCAGCCGTCACCGCGGCGACGACATCGGCCCTGCCCACCTCGGCATCCTCCAGATACCGCGGTTCGCAGCCGTCGCCATGGATCACCAGCGCGTCCAGGTTCTGCGACATACCCTCGCACTGCACCTTATCCTTCTCTATCACCGCTACCGCGTGTTTATCCTGAATGAGTTTTTGAGCCAGGTTAAATCCTACCCTCCCTCCGCCTACTATGACTATATACATGGCACGATCTCCTTCGGGGGTTTATCCTATAATTTGAACGTATTTTTGACCTTGCCGAGGCTCGTCGTCCTGACCACGCCCATCACCTTGTCATTCAGCTCCAGCCTCGTCTCCAGCTGGGGGATGATGACCTTCTTCTTGCGCTCGATCGTAACGACCATAAATTCATCGGGCATATTGAGCTCCTTCACCTGTCTGCCCTTCAGATGTTCGTCTATAGGGACCTCGATGACACCGAGCTCGCCGGTCTCTACGAGATAGCTTGTGAAACGGTTCTCTATGATCTTATCCCTTATCATGGCCGCGACGAGGACCGTCCCGCTTATGGTATCGAGCCCCAGCTTGCGGTATATGTTCGCCCTCTTGGGGTCATAGACACGCGCTATGACCCTCGGCACCTTGAATATCTTCTTCGCTATCTGGCTCGCCATCAGGTTCGTGTTGTCACCGCTCGTCACGGATACGAAGGCATCCTGTTTATCTACCTTAAGTTCCTTGAGGAGCTTCTCGTCAAACCCGTTCCCGACAGCCGCTATACCGTTGAAGGTCGCGCCGAGCCGCTTGAACGAATCCTGGCTTTTGTCTATTATGGTGACGTTATGCCCTTCCTGCGACAGCAGAAGCGCGAGCTGTGACCCCACCCTGCCGCAACCTACGATCATTATGTTCATGACAACCCTCCGGGACTGAAAGTTTCGCTAAAAGTATACTACCCTCTGGCGCTCAGGAAGTAGGTGATGGTGTCTACGAGGCCTTTTCTCATCATCATGACGGCTATGGCCGCCAGGAGAAGGCTCGCTATCTTGGAGAAGGCCTTCGACCCGGCCTTACCGAGAAAATCTGATATAGCCGTAGCGTACGAAAAAGTGATCCATACCAGCACGAGGTTCACTACGAAGGACGATACTGTAAGGAAGATACCGTGAGTATCGAGGAGTATTATGATGGTCGTGAGGACCGCCGGACCCGTTATGAGGGGCGTCCCTATGGGGACAGCGCCCATGGTGGCGGTAGGGAGCTTTTGCGTCTTTTCGTGCTGCAGGATATCCCTCAACGATATCACGAGGAGCACAAGCCCCCCGGCGATCTTGAAATCGGATACGAGGACACCGAGTATCCTGAATATCCATTTCCCCAGGAAGAGGAACGTTACCCCCACGAGAAAAGCGGTGATTATGGACTGGGTCACTATTTTGCTCTTCTCGCGTTTCGTCAGGTGTTCGGTGAAACCGATAAAGAGCGGAAGCACCCCTATCGCGTCCATAGCTACAAATATAGGGATAAAGGCGAGCAGAAAATCTTTCATATAATTGATATAATTATATCATATAACCATATGAATTACAAAAAAAACGGACGCTTCGCCGATTCACGCATAAAAAAAGGCAAGGTCTGTATACAAACCTTGCCTTAAGAATATAAAGACCGAATCTCCCGGGATCCGATCATTATTCTTGAAACTTTAAATAAACCTTTTAGGGACGATTACCTGCAGAGCTTTCCCTTTATGATCCTCTCTGCCTCTAACCAGTCGTCCTGAGAATGACCGGCCTTGCGGCCTCTCTTTTCATAGAGCTCGTATGCCTTCTTCTCTATGAGCTTACTCAAATCTTCCTTCGTCATCGTAGGGTTGGAAGATTTCCCGAGTTTAAAGGATGTCCTTGCCATAACAACAACCTCCTTTCATATTATATCCATTATATCAATTTCTCTTTATTATGCAATAGAAATCTTCAAAAAATCCGGGACAGGTTTTTTCAGGAACTTATATACGTTCCTGAGGTGCGTCCTGTAAAGGACATCGAACGGGTTCAGTTTCCCGGCGTGCGCCTTGCCGCCGTACCACCAGTTCCAGTCGCTCCCCTCGGCGATGTAGAATTCCCTCCACGCCTTCTGTATATCCTCGCCGTACGCCTTTCTGTCTTTCTGGGACGCCTTGGTAAAGCGCATCAGATCTCTCCTCACCCTGTCGAGGTATTCCCACGAAACGTTATCCTGTTCTTCGCCTATCCATATCTCAAAATTGTGGTTTATCCAGGATGCCGGGAATATATTCGTCAACGTCTTCCTGGCCGGCTCGACGGCCAGATAATCGCTTATCGTGGTCGATTCGAACGGCTCATCCGCATCGTCCAGACGGGCGTACAGCGTCTCGAAGAAACGCCTGCCGTTGTCTTCGTAATACTCCCAGGCATTTTCACCGTCCATGGCGATGGTGACTATCCCGCTATCGGTATCGCGCCTCAGGTTATCGGATATGCGCCTGAAGTGGCCGGTCAGGTCCTCGGCCGCCTGCGCGGGGTCCCAGGAGTTGTAGCTGAAACTTATCATATCGGAAAGGTTCTTGTCGCGGAAGACGAGCGTCATATGCCTTGAGTCCCTCTTCATCCTGTACGGCTGA comes from Candidatus Omnitrophota bacterium and encodes:
- a CDS encoding TrkA family potassium uptake protein; this translates as MYIVIVGGGRVGFNLAQKLIQDKHAVAVIEKDKVQCEGMSQNLDALVIHGDGCEPRYLEDAEVGRADVVAAVTAEDEDNLIICQLAKEVFGVRRTVARVNNPKNERIFNELGVDVPVNSTTIIAKIIEEEASFEDFINLMTFKRGKLALVRVDLTSDSPVIDKCVKDVRVPENSVLVSVVRGESIIVPKGETVLRKGDDIIALTTIENEQQLLDSLVGKVKG
- a CDS encoding DNA-binding protein, with translation MNKGYRASGIGYRVFVLALISCSLQFTDCYAGTVTSSDLIEKAKELDGKPVQYKGEVVTAILNRGEYSWVNLNDGRNAVGVWARTADIEPVRFIGGYKRKGDILEVDGVFNRACPAHNGEMDIHAKAVKVIEKGEIIKEHLNKKRSALSFILFSLVLLTAFVFRKRV
- a CDS encoding DUF2934 domain-containing protein, yielding MARTSFKLGKSSNPTMTKEDLSKLIEKKAYELYEKRGRKAGHSQDDWLEAERIIKGKLCR
- a CDS encoding TrkH family potassium uptake protein, with translation MILRPALEDYKIIGYYLGKIVIGIGILMLIPFALALAYSEFEPAVDFLLGISVSILAGLIAVIVCYTKKDLSAMHAMVVASLSWLLAMFVSAIPLYLSGHFLSYLDACFEAMSGYATTGLSLVVDLDHMAYSHNLWRHLTMFIGGQGIVVIALTFLFKGTAGAFRVYVGEARDERILPNVIETARFIWLVSLVYLLLGSAALSVSGIMGGLKPSKAVFDSVCVFIAAFDTGGFTPQSQSILFYHNFPFEVITVSLMLLGSVNFALHYAVWTGNRRELYKNIEIVTLFISVVVTLSITAAALSEGAVYAGAMPFFKKTFYHLASAHTGTGYSTIYARQFVNEWGQFAMLGITIAMAIGGSVCSTTGAIKVLRIGIMYKALRQDIKKLMIPDSAVLIQKIHHIKDLILDDKHVRASAIILLSYINLYLFGTIAGMICGYPLSEASFESVSAAANVGLSCGITSPSMPAALKIVYMAQMWAGRLEFISIFVLGGMILAIFKGKK
- a CDS encoding TrkA family potassium uptake protein translates to MNIMIVGCGRVGSQLALLLSQEGHNVTIIDKSQDSFKRLGATFNGIAAVGNGFDEKLLKELKVDKQDAFVSVTSGDNTNLMASQIAKKIFKVPRVIARVYDPKRANIYRKLGLDTISGTVLVAAMIRDKIIENRFTSYLVETGELGVIEVPIDEHLKGRQVKELNMPDEFMVVTIERKKKVIIPQLETRLELNDKVMGVVRTTSLGKVKNTFKL
- a CDS encoding MarC family protein codes for the protein MKDFLLAFIPIFVAMDAIGVLPLFIGFTEHLTKREKSKIVTQSIITAFLVGVTFLFLGKWIFRILGVLVSDFKIAGGLVLLVISLRDILQHEKTQKLPTATMGAVPIGTPLITGPAVLTTIIILLDTHGIFLTVSSFVVNLVLVWITFSYATAISDFLGKAGSKAFSKIASLLLAAIAVMMMRKGLVDTITYFLSARG